The window CCGCTGACTGGTTGGCGAAAGCGCGGGAATGTTTTCTCGTCGAACTACGGGGATTGGATGCGCGATGGCATCCGACGCTTATCGTCGCCAGCGCCTCGGTTGCCCTGCTCTTGCCGAAATACACGGGTTCGCTCAAATGGTTTCCGGAACTGCTGACGGCAATCGGCGGCACGGAATTCGCAGGGTCCTGCGCCCGAATCCACTTCGATCAGACGTTCCTGCTGCAAGGCCTTTTCCCGCTGCTGATGATCCTCGCGATGCGCGAAAAACCGTCCGCATACGGCCTTGGCCTGGGCGATATCCGGCTTGGGCTGAAAATGTGCGGATTGTTTTTTCTGTTGTACATTCCGTGCTTTGTCGTTCTATTTTTCAACGCGGACTTCCAGGCCTATTACGCGGGCGTCACGCGATCCCACGAAACGTGGGGGACGTTTTTCGCCGCGCAGATCCCCGCGATCGTCTTCCTCTGTTTCCGGACGGAGTTTTTCTTTCGGGGATTCATCCTCTTCGGGATTGCGAAAGACTACGGCGCGTATGCGGGCATGCTTATGCAGGTCATCCCCTACGTGATGGTCCACGCGGGCAAGGCGCAACTGGAGGCGCTGGGATCGCTGCCGGTCGGATTGGCGCTGGCGTACCTCGCTGTCCGGACCGGTTCCATTTGGTATGGCGCTTTTCTCCACGGCAGCATCGCGCTGCTGTTCAACGCGCTGATCCTGTTGCTGCACTTTGCGGGACGGTAATCGCGACGCCCAATCAGGCGGTGGCAACGCGCTCGGAATACTTGCCCGTGCGGGTATCTATCTTGATCGTGTCGCCGACCTTGATGAAGAGGGGAA of the Candidatus Hydrogenedentota bacterium genome contains:
- a CDS encoding type II CAAX endopeptidase family protein, whose product is MKPADWLAKARECFLVELRGLDARWHPTLIVASASVALLLPKYTGSLKWFPELLTAIGGTEFAGSCARIHFDQTFLLQGLFPLLMILAMREKPSAYGLGLGDIRLGLKMCGLFFLLYIPCFVVLFFNADFQAYYAGVTRSHETWGTFFAAQIPAIVFLCFRTEFFFRGFILFGIAKDYGAYAGMLMQVIPYVMVHAGKAQLEALGSLPVGLALAYLAVRTGSIWYGAFLHGSIALLFNALILLLHFAGR